The proteins below are encoded in one region of Holophagaceae bacterium:
- a CDS encoding acyl-CoA carboxylase subunit beta yields MNPEQLQSEAARIRKGGHAKAHEKNAEAGKLFARERIRLLVDEGSFVEDGLFANALHKDLPADGVVTGTATVGGRPVALMANDSTIKAGSWGARTVEKIVRIQEVALRQKVPMLYLVDSAGARITDQLDMFPGRRHAGTIFHMEVALSGLVPQVCLLFGPSAAGGAYIPAFCDVVMMIEGNASMYLGSPRMAEMVIGEKISLEDLGGARMHCSVSGCGDFLCKTEAEAIELCKKYIAYFPQHCEDALPVQESKPVAAKAKALGAIVPTDINTAFQMKDFIEGLVDEGSFLEIKKLYAGEIITGLARLDGKPVGIVANQPRVKGGVLFVDSADKATRFMTLCDAFGIPLVFLSDVPGFMIGSAVEKQGIIRHGAKMISAMASCSTPRICVVVRKAYGAGLYAMSGPGFDPDATLALPTASIAVMGAEAAVNAVFANKIAEKPEEERAAYIQALRDEYNEDVDLKRLGANLHVDAIVDPGDLRHELITRLKRARRREAWPTKRRSVTPV; encoded by the coding sequence ATGAATCCCGAACAGCTCCAGTCCGAAGCCGCACGCATCCGCAAGGGCGGCCACGCCAAGGCCCACGAGAAGAATGCGGAGGCAGGCAAGCTCTTCGCGCGGGAACGGATCCGGCTGCTGGTGGACGAGGGTTCCTTCGTGGAGGATGGCCTTTTCGCCAACGCGCTGCACAAGGACCTCCCGGCGGATGGCGTGGTGACCGGCACGGCGACGGTGGGCGGCCGTCCGGTGGCGCTCATGGCCAACGATTCCACCATCAAGGCGGGCTCCTGGGGGGCGCGCACGGTGGAGAAGATCGTCCGCATCCAGGAAGTGGCGCTGCGCCAGAAGGTGCCCATGCTCTACCTGGTGGATTCCGCCGGGGCGCGCATCACGGACCAGCTCGACATGTTCCCGGGCCGCCGCCATGCGGGAACCATCTTCCATATGGAAGTGGCGCTTTCGGGACTGGTGCCGCAGGTCTGCCTGCTCTTCGGGCCTTCCGCCGCGGGCGGCGCCTACATCCCGGCCTTCTGCGACGTGGTGATGATGATCGAGGGCAACGCGAGCATGTACCTGGGCTCGCCGCGCATGGCGGAGATGGTCATTGGTGAAAAAATCAGCCTGGAGGATCTGGGCGGCGCGCGCATGCACTGCTCCGTGTCCGGCTGCGGGGATTTCCTTTGCAAGACCGAAGCCGAGGCCATCGAGCTCTGCAAAAAGTACATCGCGTACTTTCCGCAGCATTGCGAAGACGCGCTGCCGGTTCAGGAATCAAAGCCCGTTGCGGCCAAGGCCAAGGCGCTCGGCGCCATCGTTCCCACAGACATCAACACGGCCTTCCAGATGAAGGACTTCATCGAAGGCCTGGTGGACGAGGGCAGCTTCCTGGAGATCAAGAAGCTCTATGCGGGCGAGATCATCACGGGCCTGGCGCGCCTGGACGGCAAACCCGTGGGCATCGTCGCCAACCAGCCCCGGGTCAAGGGCGGCGTGCTGTTCGTGGACAGCGCCGACAAGGCCACGCGGTTCATGACGCTCTGCGATGCCTTCGGCATCCCTCTGGTCTTCCTGAGCGACGTGCCGGGCTTCATGATCGGCAGCGCGGTTGAAAAGCAGGGCATCATCCGCCATGGCGCCAAGATGATCTCGGCCATGGCTTCGTGCAGCACGCCGCGCATCTGCGTGGTGGTCAGGAAGGCTTACGGGGCGGGCCTCTACGCCATGAGCGGGCCGGGCTTCGACCCCGATGCCACGCTCGCGCTGCCCACCGCCAGCATCGCCGTCATGGGCGCCGAGGCCGCCGTGAACGCAGTATTTGCCAACAAGATCGCCGAAAAGCCCGAAGAAGAGCGCGCCGCCTACATCCAGGCGCTCCGGGACGAGTACAACGAGGATGTGGACCTCAAGCGCCTGGGCGCCAACCTCCACGTGGACGCCATTGTGGATCCCGGCGACTTGCGCCACGAACTCATCACGCGGTTGAAGCGCGCCCGCCGCCGCGAGGCCTGGCCCACCAAGCGCCGAAGCGTCACGCCGGTGTGA
- a CDS encoding acyl-CoA dehydrogenase, which produces MKYLDDARDIKFNLFEWLDLDAVLASDAYGEFDREQLEMVLDEALKVSKGSVAACNEAGDRIGARFENGKVSLPEGFATAYQDLASGGWISPTMRPDFGGMGLPESVGTGISEFIMGANTAVSLQILLNRGAAHLIENFGTDALKATYCERMYTGEWTGTMCLTEAGAGSDLGEIKTTAVQQADGSYLLTGEKIFITSGEHDLTPNIIHAVLARIPGAPAGAKGLSLFVVPKVRVKADGSLGEPNDVICAGIEHKLGIHGSPTCSLVFGSGGACQGFLLGQEGQGISLMFQMMNAARYEVGIQGLSISSAAHQAALAYSRERLQGRLFSNKKADAPQAPIVQHPEVRRSLLLQAAYVQAMRALVSYTGWCMDMAHSTKGEDKDRWQGLVELFTPVCKAWSSDWGFRVTEWALQTFGGYGYTMDYPAEQYLRDCKIASIYEGTNGIQALDLVGRKFRMQDGRPVKHLLGLVAENAQGLASDPVLGPSAQQLGSAVKAMGAVLTEIPAREDGLLLTVLNAVPILDMLGHLVGGHLLLQQASVAKAKLAALLQERGVAAEDDAAVRALLTESPEAAFYHNKIQAAIHFAHRGLPLVAAQAVALRVGETAPMDAVL; this is translated from the coding sequence ATGAAATACCTGGACGACGCCCGCGACATCAAGTTCAACCTCTTCGAGTGGCTGGATCTCGACGCGGTCCTGGCCTCCGACGCCTACGGCGAGTTCGACCGCGAGCAGCTGGAGATGGTGCTGGACGAGGCCCTGAAGGTCAGCAAGGGCAGCGTCGCGGCCTGCAACGAAGCGGGGGACCGGATCGGGGCCCGCTTTGAGAATGGCAAGGTGAGCCTGCCGGAGGGCTTCGCAACGGCCTACCAGGACCTGGCTTCCGGGGGCTGGATCAGCCCCACCATGCGCCCCGACTTCGGGGGCATGGGCCTGCCCGAATCGGTGGGGACCGGCATCAGCGAGTTCATCATGGGGGCCAATACCGCCGTCAGCCTGCAGATCCTGCTCAACCGCGGCGCCGCCCACCTCATCGAGAATTTCGGTACGGATGCGCTCAAGGCCACCTACTGCGAGCGCATGTACACCGGCGAGTGGACCGGCACCATGTGCCTCACGGAAGCCGGCGCCGGCAGCGACCTCGGGGAGATCAAGACCACGGCCGTCCAGCAGGCCGACGGGAGCTACCTCCTCACCGGTGAAAAGATCTTCATCACCAGCGGCGAGCACGACCTGACCCCCAACATCATCCACGCGGTCCTGGCCCGCATACCCGGGGCGCCCGCCGGCGCCAAGGGCCTCAGCCTGTTCGTGGTCCCCAAGGTCCGCGTGAAGGCGGATGGCTCCCTGGGCGAGCCCAATGATGTGATTTGCGCTGGCATCGAGCACAAGCTCGGCATCCACGGCTCCCCCACCTGCAGCCTCGTGTTCGGTAGCGGCGGCGCCTGCCAGGGCTTCCTGCTGGGCCAGGAGGGCCAGGGCATCAGCCTCATGTTCCAGATGATGAACGCGGCCCGCTACGAAGTGGGCATCCAGGGCCTCAGCATCTCCTCGGCCGCCCACCAGGCCGCCCTCGCCTACTCCCGCGAGCGGCTCCAGGGCCGCCTGTTCTCGAACAAGAAGGCCGACGCCCCCCAGGCCCCCATCGTGCAGCACCCCGAGGTGCGCCGCTCCCTGCTGCTGCAGGCCGCCTATGTGCAGGCCATGCGCGCCCTGGTCTCCTACACGGGCTGGTGCATGGACATGGCCCATTCGACCAAAGGCGAGGACAAGGACCGCTGGCAGGGGCTGGTGGAGCTGTTCACGCCGGTGTGCAAGGCCTGGAGTTCGGACTGGGGCTTCCGCGTGACAGAATGGGCGCTCCAGACCTTCGGCGGCTACGGCTACACCATGGACTACCCCGCCGAGCAGTACCTGCGGGACTGCAAGATCGCCTCCATCTACGAGGGCACCAACGGCATCCAGGCCCTGGACCTGGTGGGACGGAAATTCCGCATGCAGGACGGGCGCCCGGTGAAGCACCTGCTGGGCCTGGTGGCGGAAAACGCCCAGGGGCTCGCATCGGACCCGGTGCTTGGGCCTTCCGCGCAGCAGCTCGGTTCGGCTGTGAAGGCCATGGGCGCGGTGCTCACCGAGATCCCCGCCCGCGAAGACGGCCTGCTGCTGACGGTGCTCAATGCCGTGCCCATCCTCGACATGCTCGGCCACCTGGTCGGCGGCCACCTGCTGCTGCAGCAGGCTTCGGTAGCCAAAGCCAAGCTGGCGGCGCTCTTGCAGGAACGGGGCGTGGCTGCAGAGGATGACGCGGCGGTCCGCGCCCTTCTCACCGAAAGCCCCGAAGCCGCCTTCTACCACAACAAGATCCAAGCCGCGATCCACTTCGCCCATCGCGGCCTGCCCCTGGTGGCGGCCCAGGCCGTGGCCCTGCGGGTGGGAGAGACGGCGCCCATGGACGCGGTTCTTTAA
- a CDS encoding type II toxin-antitoxin system PemK/MazF family toxin, whose product MLNFEPRRGSEQGGFRPSVILQTDLGNHAHGARTTIVVPLTTSGRPFVFYIPIPKTKATGLSAPSWANCTQLFTVDKERLVKRLGKAESSVMKAIGEALKATLELEL is encoded by the coding sequence ATGCTTAATTTCGAGCCACGACGGGGTTCCGAGCAGGGCGGTTTCCGGCCCAGCGTCATCCTCCAGACGGATCTCGGCAACCACGCCCATGGCGCCCGCACCACCATCGTGGTGCCGCTCACCACCAGCGGCCGCCCCTTTGTCTTCTACATCCCCATTCCCAAAACCAAAGCTACGGGCCTTTCCGCGCCCAGTTGGGCCAACTGCACGCAACTCTTCACCGTGGACAAGGAAAGGCTGGTGAAACGCCTGGGAAAAGCGGAAAGCAGCGTGATGAAAGCGATCGGGGAAGCACTGAAAGCCACACTGGAGCTGGAGCTGTAA
- a CDS encoding DUF2202 domain-containing protein, translating into MPDATRDALLEALADARKAEAAYAAVLARFGPVEPFLAIADLERRGQEALLDLFRAHQVEIPPNPSQGAPPTIPTTLPEACALGVKTEEASIAMYERLLSQVRESDVRMVLRHLQESSRSHHLPAFRACAKS; encoded by the coding sequence CTGCCGGATGCCACGCGGGACGCGCTGCTGGAAGCCTTGGCCGACGCACGCAAGGCCGAAGCCGCCTACGCCGCGGTGCTGGCCAGGTTCGGCCCTGTGGAACCCTTCCTCGCCATCGCGGACCTGGAGCGCCGCGGCCAGGAGGCCCTGTTGGACCTCTTCCGCGCGCATCAAGTTGAAATCCCTCCGAACCCCAGCCAGGGGGCTCCGCCCACCATACCCACCACGCTGCCCGAGGCCTGCGCCCTGGGCGTGAAAACCGAGGAAGCCTCCATCGCCATGTACGAACGGCTGCTGTCCCAGGTCCGCGAAAGCGATGTGCGGATGGTGCTCCGCCATCTCCAGGAGTCCTCGCGGAGCCATCATCTCCCGGCCTTCCGCGCCTGCGCGAAATCCTGA
- a CDS encoding DUF302 domain-containing protein: protein MSTYAFTKSLPGADFDDVLARTRDALLAEGFGIPTEMDTQAIFKAKLGKDSVRRVILGACLPAVAFEAMAVEPEVAVLLPCNVVVRELPHAVEVTAVNPRALFTLTERLDPAQAAEVKASLQAALERI, encoded by the coding sequence ATGTCTACCTACGCATTCACCAAATCCTTGCCCGGCGCCGATTTTGATGACGTGCTTGCGCGCACGCGCGATGCGCTCCTGGCGGAAGGGTTCGGGATCCCCACGGAAATGGATACCCAGGCCATCTTCAAGGCCAAGCTCGGCAAGGATTCTGTGCGCCGCGTGATCCTCGGCGCCTGTCTTCCAGCCGTAGCCTTCGAAGCCATGGCCGTGGAGCCGGAGGTGGCGGTGCTGCTGCCCTGCAATGTGGTGGTGCGCGAACTGCCCCACGCCGTCGAGGTCACCGCCGTGAATCCCAGGGCGCTGTTCACGCTCACCGAACGGCTGGATCCGGCCCAGGCGGCGGAAGTCAAAGCCAGCTTGCAGGCCGCGCTGGAGCGCATCTAG
- a CDS encoding rhodanese-like domain-containing protein — translation MTAWIWIPVLLGLAWMLLRRRGLSAEQCSALLAGGAQVVDVRTPGEFRGGHIEGSKNIPLDDLQARSGELDRARAVVLCCASGSRSAMAVALLKRLGFTDVHNAGPWTTLRS, via the coding sequence ATGACCGCCTGGATCTGGATTCCCGTCCTCCTGGGCCTGGCCTGGATGCTGTTGCGGAGGCGCGGCCTCTCTGCGGAGCAATGCTCGGCGCTGCTGGCCGGCGGCGCCCAGGTGGTGGACGTGCGGACCCCCGGCGAATTCCGCGGCGGGCACATTGAAGGATCGAAAAACATCCCGCTGGATGATCTCCAGGCCCGCAGCGGAGAACTCGACCGAGCGCGGGCCGTGGTGCTCTGCTGCGCCAGCGGTTCCCGCAGCGCCATGGCCGTGGCCCTGCTGAAGCGGTTGGGCTTCACCGATGTCCATAATGCCGGTCCTTGGACCACCCTGAGGAGTTGA
- the trxA gene encoding thioredoxin, with translation MSNVIHATTGAFDKLAKQDSPVLIDFWAPWCGPCRMQGPILDQVSDTLGAKAIIAKVNVDEEPQLAATFGVQSIPTLVVLKGGQIAKRWVGVQQAPTLVQALEAAGAR, from the coding sequence ATGTCCAACGTCATCCACGCCACCACCGGAGCCTTCGATAAGCTCGCCAAGCAGGACTCGCCGGTCCTCATTGATTTCTGGGCCCCATGGTGCGGTCCTTGCCGCATGCAGGGCCCCATCCTTGATCAGGTTTCGGACACCCTCGGCGCGAAAGCCATCATCGCGAAGGTCAACGTGGATGAAGAGCCCCAGCTTGCCGCGACCTTCGGCGTGCAGAGCATTCCCACGCTGGTGGTGCTCAAAGGCGGGCAGATCGCCAAACGCTGGGTCGGCGTCCAGCAGGCTCCGACCCTGGTGCAGGCGTTGGAAGCAGCGGGAGCCCGATGA
- a CDS encoding YtxH domain-containing protein has translation MNLLLAKRILLGLAVGAVLGFAYQKLVGCRTGTCPLTATPLRTMLYGGVMGLIWAFSK, from the coding sequence ATGAACCTGCTCCTCGCCAAGCGCATCCTCCTGGGCCTGGCCGTCGGCGCGGTCCTGGGCTTCGCCTATCAAAAACTCGTGGGCTGCCGCACCGGCACCTGCCCCCTCACTGCCACGCCGCTCCGCACCATGCTCTACGGCGGCGTCATGGGCCTCATCTGGGCCTTCAGCAAATAA
- a CDS encoding DUF3365 domain-containing protein: protein MKSVALLAIPLCVVAPAQEGNLRAKAEAARTELAGMLMGRLQEVLKAQGPEKAIEVCQNEAPAMAEKVGRSHGVRMGRTSTKLRNPSNRTPAWAEAMVAEKVAEPRFIQAPDGGMQALLPIRLGQACLVCHGPEKDIAPGVRSALEKKYPRDQATGYQAGDLRGWFWVEVPARKLP, encoded by the coding sequence ATGAAATCCGTTGCGCTGCTCGCCATTCCGCTCTGCGTTGTCGCACCTGCCCAGGAAGGGAACCTCCGGGCGAAAGCCGAGGCTGCCCGCACGGAACTGGCGGGAATGCTCATGGGCCGCCTCCAGGAAGTCCTGAAGGCCCAGGGCCCGGAGAAAGCCATCGAAGTCTGCCAAAACGAAGCCCCCGCCATGGCCGAAAAAGTGGGCCGAAGCCACGGAGTCCGCATGGGGCGAACCTCCACGAAATTGCGCAATCCGTCCAACCGCACCCCCGCCTGGGCCGAAGCGATGGTGGCCGAGAAAGTCGCCGAACCGCGCTTCATCCAGGCTCCGGATGGGGGCATGCAAGCGCTCCTCCCGATCCGTCTCGGACAGGCCTGCCTGGTCTGCCACGGCCCGGAAAAAGACATTGCCCCAGGCGTGCGTTCGGCGCTCGAAAAGAAGTATCCCCGGGACCAAGCCACTGGCTACCAGGCCGGGGACCTGCGTGGCTGGTTCTGGGTCGAAGTGCCAGCCAGGAAGTTGCCATGA
- a CDS encoding DUF2892 domain-containing protein codes for MTVNRALHAIAGTFILASLLLAHFVSPYFLWFTAFVGANLLQSAFTNWCLMVTILRKLGVKEDVSECGVKP; via the coding sequence ATGACCGTCAACCGCGCCCTTCACGCCATCGCCGGCACCTTCATCCTGGCCAGCCTTCTGCTCGCGCATTTCGTGAGCCCCTACTTCCTGTGGTTCACGGCTTTCGTGGGCGCCAACCTCCTCCAAAGCGCCTTCACCAATTGGTGCCTGATGGTGACCATCCTGCGCAAGCTCGGGGTGAAGGAAGACGTGTCCGAGTGCGGGGTGAAGCCATGA
- a CDS encoding efflux RND transporter permease subunit yields MNEQKLGLAGRLAKTFLRSKLTPLIVLASLMLGVLAVVLTPREEEPQIIVPMVDLIVPYPGASPKEVESQLTTPLERRLWGIPGVEYLYSVSRPGVALITVRFKVNEPQEPSLVKIHQELAAHPELMPTGAMKPMVRLLTIDDVPFLTLTLHGENQTPGGLRKLGEEVARELSEVPSTAQVKVVGGARRTVRIEPDATKLRSLNVSLAELMPALQSAEAQLPAGALVDGGKRTEVEASGFVLEASELNRLVVAVRNQRPIYLGDVAKVLDAPEPEPPVVLYGGKAQPGFEQAVSIVLSKRAGTNATELADHVLAKVEALKGGLIPRDLKLDVTRNYGETAGDKSNELIEHLLIATLSVIVLIMLAMGWRSAVVVGVAVPVTLALTLLLTYLMGYTLNRVTLFALIFSIGILVDDAIVVVENIHRHMHLPGPRKSFARVVVEAVDEVGNPTILATFAVVAAILPMAFVRGLMGPYMRPIPVGASLAMLFSLVIAFIISPWAALNIFKKEAHLPEVDDSGLHPADVDTASPEPLMDSPEDNLETAPETAVSRLYRKVMRALLFNMPVRLAFFGGVLVLLFGAMSLVGFGVVKVKMLPFDNKSEFQVQLDLPAGTPKENALAVGQSVARRLLQEPEVKDVQIYSGVAAPFTFVGMVRHSFLREGAEMVDLQVNLVGKGERKAQSHAIATRLRPELEAITVPTGARMKIVEIPPGPPVMDTMVAEIYGPSEAERNRLSKEVLAAFSSTKGIVDVDSTLNATSPKITLVLDREKAALHGVAPNSVVQSLFMAGQGMPLGTFHVQRGAAQVPVVLQMAAGQRSRLDQLLQLTVPGMRGAVPLSELVKVQSGVEQPDIMHKNLKPLSYVFGDLAGEIESPVYALSALNKKLDQLKGTGGEIIPRYGLEHPADTEKLAIKWDGEWHITLEVFRDLGLAFAAVLVLIFVLVVGWFESFTIPFVILVPIPLSLIGIIPAHGLFGAFFTATSMIGFIAGAGIIVRNSIILVDFIELKLREGMSLEAAVEEAGVVRFRPILLTAAAVIVGSLVMLADPIFQGLAISLMAGSVAATLLSVPSIPVLYYLVARRGHAAELQRKAGLSGEVAPSANSYGP; encoded by the coding sequence ATGAATGAACAGAAATTGGGCCTGGCAGGACGCCTCGCCAAGACCTTCCTCCGCAGCAAGCTGACGCCCCTCATCGTCCTGGCCTCGCTGATGCTGGGCGTCCTGGCGGTGGTGCTCACGCCCCGCGAGGAAGAACCCCAGATCATCGTGCCGATGGTGGACCTCATCGTCCCCTACCCCGGCGCCAGCCCCAAGGAAGTGGAAAGCCAGCTCACCACGCCCCTGGAGCGCCGCCTCTGGGGCATTCCTGGCGTTGAATACCTGTACAGCGTCAGCCGCCCCGGCGTGGCCCTGATCACCGTGCGCTTCAAGGTGAACGAGCCCCAGGAACCCAGCCTCGTGAAGATCCACCAGGAACTGGCGGCGCATCCCGAACTCATGCCGACGGGCGCCATGAAACCCATGGTGCGCCTGCTCACCATCGATGACGTTCCCTTCCTGACGCTCACGCTGCACGGCGAGAACCAGACCCCTGGCGGTTTGCGGAAACTGGGTGAGGAAGTCGCCCGGGAACTGTCGGAAGTTCCCAGCACGGCCCAAGTGAAAGTGGTGGGCGGCGCGCGCCGGACCGTGCGCATCGAACCCGATGCCACCAAGCTCCGCAGCCTCAACGTCTCTTTGGCGGAACTGATGCCCGCGCTGCAAAGCGCCGAAGCGCAGCTTCCCGCAGGAGCCTTGGTGGATGGCGGCAAGCGCACCGAGGTGGAGGCCAGCGGCTTCGTGCTGGAGGCTTCGGAACTCAACCGCCTGGTGGTGGCTGTGCGCAATCAGCGGCCCATCTACCTGGGCGATGTGGCCAAGGTGCTGGACGCGCCGGAACCGGAACCGCCGGTGGTGCTCTACGGCGGAAAGGCCCAGCCGGGCTTCGAGCAGGCCGTTTCCATCGTGCTCTCCAAGCGCGCGGGAACCAATGCCACAGAACTGGCGGACCATGTGCTCGCGAAGGTTGAAGCCCTGAAAGGCGGCCTCATCCCGCGGGATCTCAAGCTGGATGTCACGCGCAACTACGGCGAGACCGCCGGCGACAAGTCCAATGAACTGATCGAGCACCTGCTCATCGCGACGCTGTCCGTCATCGTCCTGATCATGCTGGCCATGGGCTGGCGCAGCGCGGTGGTGGTGGGTGTGGCGGTGCCGGTGACGCTCGCCCTGACGCTGCTGCTCACCTACCTCATGGGCTACACCCTGAACCGCGTGACGCTCTTCGCGCTCATCTTCTCCATCGGCATCCTGGTGGACGACGCCATCGTGGTGGTGGAGAACATCCACCGGCACATGCATCTGCCGGGGCCGCGCAAAAGCTTCGCGCGCGTGGTGGTGGAGGCCGTGGACGAAGTGGGCAATCCCACGATCCTGGCGACCTTCGCGGTCGTGGCCGCGATCCTGCCCATGGCCTTCGTGCGCGGGCTCATGGGCCCCTACATGCGGCCGATTCCGGTGGGCGCGAGCCTGGCCATGCTCTTCAGCCTGGTCATCGCCTTCATCATCAGCCCCTGGGCCGCGCTCAATATTTTCAAGAAAGAAGCCCACCTGCCCGAAGTGGATGACAGCGGCCTGCATCCCGCGGACGTGGATACCGCCTCGCCGGAGCCTTTGATGGATTCCCCCGAGGACAACCTGGAAACCGCACCGGAAACAGCGGTTTCGAGGCTCTACCGGAAAGTCATGCGGGCCCTGCTCTTCAACATGCCCGTGCGGCTCGCCTTTTTTGGCGGGGTGCTGGTGCTGCTGTTCGGCGCCATGTCCCTGGTGGGTTTTGGCGTGGTGAAAGTGAAGATGCTGCCCTTCGACAACAAGTCAGAATTCCAGGTGCAGCTCGATCTGCCCGCGGGCACGCCCAAGGAAAACGCGCTGGCCGTGGGCCAATCCGTAGCCCGCCGCCTGCTGCAGGAACCCGAAGTGAAAGACGTCCAGATCTATTCCGGAGTGGCCGCACCCTTCACCTTCGTGGGGATGGTGCGCCACAGTTTCCTGCGCGAAGGCGCGGAAATGGTGGATCTGCAAGTGAATCTGGTGGGCAAGGGCGAACGCAAGGCGCAAAGCCACGCCATCGCCACGCGCCTTCGGCCTGAATTGGAAGCGATCACGGTCCCCACCGGCGCACGGATGAAGATCGTCGAAATCCCACCGGGGCCGCCGGTCATGGACACCATGGTCGCCGAAATCTACGGGCCTTCCGAAGCTGAACGCAATCGTCTTTCCAAGGAAGTCCTCGCAGCTTTCTCCAGCACCAAGGGCATCGTGGATGTGGATTCCACCCTCAATGCGACCAGCCCCAAGATCACGCTGGTCCTGGACCGCGAAAAAGCCGCGCTGCACGGCGTGGCGCCCAACAGCGTCGTGCAGAGCCTCTTCATGGCGGGCCAGGGCATGCCGCTCGGCACCTTCCATGTCCAGCGCGGCGCGGCCCAGGTGCCCGTGGTGCTCCAGATGGCCGCCGGACAGCGTTCTCGCCTGGACCAGTTGCTCCAGCTCACGGTGCCTGGCATGCGCGGCGCGGTGCCGCTCTCTGAACTGGTGAAGGTGCAAAGCGGCGTCGAGCAACCGGACATCATGCACAAGAACCTCAAACCCTTGAGCTATGTTTTCGGCGATCTGGCGGGCGAAATCGAGAGCCCGGTCTATGCCCTTTCCGCACTGAACAAGAAGCTCGACCAGCTCAAGGGCACCGGCGGCGAAATCATTCCCCGCTACGGCCTGGAGCATCCTGCGGATACCGAAAAGCTGGCCATCAAATGGGATGGCGAGTGGCACATCACGCTGGAAGTCTTCCGGGATCTCGGCCTGGCCTTCGCCGCGGTGCTGGTGCTGATCTTCGTGCTGGTGGTGGGCTGGTTCGAAAGCTTCACGATCCCCTTCGTGATCCTGGTGCCCATCCCGCTTTCCCTCATCGGCATCATCCCGGCCCATGGCCTGTTCGGCGCCTTCTTCACCGCCACCAGCATGATCGGCTTCATCGCGGGCGCCGGCATCATCGTGCGCAACAGCATCATCCTGGTGGATTTCATCGAGCTTAAATTGAGGGAAGGCATGAGCCTGGAGGCCGCCGTGGAAGAAGCGGGTGTGGTGCGTTTCCGGCCCATCCTGCTCACCGCAGCGGCCGTGATCGTGGGCTCGCTGGTGATGCTCGCGGATCCCATCTTCCAAGGGCTGGCCATCAGCCTGATGGCAGGATCCGTCGCCGCCACGCTGCTGTCCGTCCCCTCCATTCCCGTGCTCTATTACCTCGTCGCCCGCCGTGGCCACGCCGCTGAACTCCAGCGGAAGGCCGGGCTCTCAGGTGAGGTGGCCCCATCAGCCAACAGCTATGGGCCATGA
- a CDS encoding efflux RND transporter periplasmic adaptor subunit — translation MRPLITLSALALLLAALGCHKQEAAKTITLPTAKVHLIAGGDGATESWVAATLSATQRATLSTRMAASVKKVHVAEGSRVAAGALLVSLADDDLQSGLKAAEAGLAAATAYHRRVENLQKQGASTPSELEMAQTQLAQAQAGLAGVKANIAYTQVRAPFAGVVQAKRVSDGDFVGPGMPLVDLEGQGALELQATVSESESKNLKSGQTLPFESDGRTGTAQITALAPGGDPISHRSSLRARVIQGGGDLRTGSFARLRLPVAVKADTGMSVPRTALIQRGELNGVFIIKDGKAQLRWISLGEAEGDRFPVKAGLAKGEAVVDQPGELKDGQPVEVVK, via the coding sequence ATGCGCCCGCTCATCACCCTTTCCGCCCTGGCCCTCCTGCTCGCAGCCCTCGGCTGCCACAAGCAGGAAGCCGCCAAGACCATCACGCTGCCCACCGCGAAGGTGCATCTCATCGCAGGCGGCGATGGCGCCACCGAATCCTGGGTGGCCGCCACCCTCAGCGCCACGCAGCGCGCCACGCTTTCCACGCGCATGGCAGCCTCGGTGAAGAAGGTCCATGTCGCAGAAGGCAGCCGCGTGGCGGCGGGCGCGCTGCTGGTGAGCCTTGCGGATGACGATCTCCAGAGCGGGCTGAAGGCTGCGGAAGCCGGGCTCGCCGCTGCAACGGCCTACCACCGGCGCGTGGAGAATCTCCAGAAGCAAGGCGCGTCCACGCCCAGCGAACTGGAAATGGCGCAGACGCAATTGGCGCAGGCGCAGGCGGGCCTGGCGGGCGTCAAGGCCAACATCGCCTACACCCAAGTGCGGGCGCCTTTCGCCGGTGTGGTGCAGGCCAAGCGCGTTTCCGATGGCGACTTTGTGGGCCCAGGCATGCCGCTGGTGGATCTCGAAGGCCAGGGCGCCCTGGAACTCCAGGCCACTGTCTCCGAATCCGAATCGAAAAACCTGAAATCGGGCCAGACCCTGCCCTTTGAAAGCGACGGCCGCACTGGCACCGCGCAGATCACGGCCCTGGCTCCCGGCGGTGATCCCATCTCCCACCGGAGCTCGCTCCGGGCGCGCGTCATCCAAGGCGGAGGGGATCTCCGCACGGGCAGCTTCGCCCGCCTGCGGCTTCCCGTGGCAGTTAAAGCCGACACTGGGATGTCCGTTCCACGCACCGCCCTGATCCAACGCGGCGAGCTGAACGGTGTCTTCATCATCAAGGATGGCAAGGCGCAATTGCGCTGGATCTCCCTGGGCGAAGCCGAAGGCGACCGTTTCCCCGTGAAGGCGGGCCTCGCCAAAGGCGAAGCCGTGGTGGACCAGCCAGGCGAGCTCAAGGACGGCCAACCGGTTGAGGTAGTGAAATGA